The window CATCACTATCTGTGATTTGTCCAACAACAGTGAATTTGTAAATGGCacaggagctgtgcttagcctctcagttatgggtgtagagggacgacagcagggagctaagcacacagccttgaggtgccATTATGTAGATGATCAGCCAGGAAGAGATATTACCAGTTCTCACTGATTGAGGTCCACCAATGAGGAAGTTGAGGGTCCTTTTGTTCAGGGAGGTATggaggcccaggtcttgaagcttgttAATAAGTTTGGAAAGGAATGTTGAACTGTAGTAAATAAACAGCAGCCTTTCTATGAGTTCctgttgtccagatggtccagGGTAGATCAAAGAGCCAGAGAAATCACATCTGCTATTGACCTGTTGTGGTGGAaggcaaattgaagtggatccaGATCATCACCAACCTACTGggtggtagtcattaaggcaagtCTTCGGCACCTGTACAACAGATGACTTCTTGAAGCAGGAGGGGACCTTAGATCACCAAATAAAGGGTTGAATATGTCTGTAAATATGCCAGCCTGTTGGGCCGCACTGATCACTTATACTCAGGCAGGGTTGCCAGGTATcttgtgggttcaccctcttgaaggatgccctgatgttggcctcagagactgaaattacagAAGCTTTCAGAGATGTGGGGGCTTGCATGAGTGTGTCAcagtatttaatttatatatatatatatatatatatatatatatatatatatatatttttccttATTGCAATttgtagttttttattattaaatattgcagtgtattgctgctgctgcaaaacaacaaatttcacgacatatgccactgatattaacCTGATTCTAATCCTAATTAAAGAGTTTGGCATATGAATATTTTGAATGAGAATAATATAATGTATATCATATTTGAATAATATAAGAACATACTAAACAACAAACACAATTACACTATAAAATATTTTTGTTGAAAAATACAAGGAGCAGGAATAAATATTTGGGTATACAAATATTATGATGAAAAATAGAAAGCAATATTTACAATACCAAGCCTAACAGAAAAGGTCAGGTACATACAGCATTTCAATCAATAACAAGATGGCAATTTGACCCGCTTGCCTTTTCCGGTAGTCTGGTGTTTGCAAGGATTTGGAAGAACTTTTCAGCACAGCTTTGAGCGTTCAAAGCATCCACACCTGAATATGGTATCCCCAAAGCTTTCGATTTGAAGTTCACTGCTATAAATAGCTTTGCGTTACTGTAGAATCCAGAAATATTCACAATATTTGATAGCTTTGCTGGTTCCGTCTAAGTCAGGGTACATGGTTTAATTGCCTTCTATATGGATGGGATTTGCTGTGCCTGATATCTGTCAATCCAGCCTTCTTCCACCTGCAGGTGTGATTCCATTGCCTATCACACAATAGACAGTAGACCTCTCTAATGCACAGATTTTCACCCCATGGGATTCAGCTGATCATATTCCACAGCAgcatggggctgactgtcaataccaccaagaaagaagtggtttgccaatggagtaccagtgtcccacccactctacctgccttcactgttggtgatgaaaagctgtcagtagtgccatctttcaaatatctggggagcattctctctgaggatagcggcattgacggcgacatccagagccgcaatAAACAGGCATCAgatgcctttgggagacttcggcatagagtctttcagagcaggagcctttgttcctccacaaaggtcgccgtataccaagtggtctgtgtcaccaccatcctttatagctgtgaagcttgggtaacctacagctgtCACATCaggtccttggagcgcttccacataagctgcctccagcgcgtcccgggaattacctggcgtgagcgggtgcctcacactgaaacacttgtaaagaccaactgcagaagtattgaggccatgatcacccagcatcagctgcagtggctggggcttgtgataaggatgcccccatgtcggctaccccgcagagtgttatacggccagctacatcatggtcgacactCAGCTGGAAGGTCGAAGAAGCGCTATaaagatcagatgaagaatgctttaaggaagtgcaatatcagacccgaggacctggaggaggttgctgctgatggtaccacttggcgacagctgtgtagggacagggttcgtattctggagatggaaagaacaaccagaagacagcagaagagagccaggagaaatgcagccatggttgccaccaccaccaccaccattattacatatacatgtcccacctgcaatagagcttgtgggtccaggataggactgtatagtcatcaaagatctcaccattaaaggagtggatatcgtcatcggattttgatggacaaccgaagaagaattCCACAGAGCTTTATTTGACTGGATCCAGGTGTTCAAATTTTATTCAGAAGCCAGTGATGAGTGTGGATTGTTTGTTCTGGGCCAATGATTATCCTTTCACCGGTATATCTGAgtcaatttatttattgagatactgcacaGAATTGCCCTTTaagccatgccgcccagcaaccgcccgatttaatcccagcctaatcacaggaaaatttacaatgaccaatttacctaccaacTAGTGtgtttttggattgtgggaggaaaccagagctccagaGGAAACCACCACCCACAAACTTCCTACAGGCAGAGGTGGGAAATGAACTAGCGTCTCTGATACtttaaaacattgtgctaaccactacgctgtcATGCCACCCTTTTCTGAAGGCTGCTTCATTAGCAGCTTGATATGTACTAATCTGTAGTGTTACCACATTTCTGACTCTGCAACAGTGACTGCTTTTAATGAAAATATTTCATTAACAATTGAACTTTGGGACATTTTGAAAAGATTGTAAAAGATGTTATCTAAATTCAAAATTTTCTTTGTATTCTGTTGTAACCCAATTTGAAAAATAAAGTATTTTTTATGATATGAAATGCAGGTTCCCTTTTTTGGTTTATTAAGAAAATACGTGGTAGGCACTGAGAGTGGTGATTGATTCTCCTGTTCTATGGTGCTGGTTATTttcgggccaggcagcatctatgggaaaaaattcAATCGACgtttccattaatgctgcctaacctgctgagttcctccagcattctgtgcgtgttgctcagatgtccagcatccgcagatttctcTTGTCTTGTTTGCTGGTCGTTTCCAGTTTAGTTTTGTGTAGAGGTTGCAGTAAGTCCTCCGGGGCGAAGGTGGTGCTGATGGCAGATAGAGTCGAACCTTCTTTCAACCCATGTTTGGGCTGAGTGCCTCAGTGAACGTCGTCAACTGAGTGACAGTGTGCAGCAACCAAGAACAACCGACCTGCTTTCGTTCCGCAAGACGATAGGCAATGGCAGCAGCTCGTAAAGTCATCGTGTACGGAGGAAAGGGCGCCCTAGGAACCAAATGCGTGGAGATTTTTAAATCTAAGCACTGGGTATGTAGCTAAAGTGGGAACGACTGTGTCCTGGGCACACGGTCAACGCTAGGGATGTGTAACTGGGTGATAAAATGAATTCAATTCAGAGTTTCTCAATTAAATGTGCTGTGCGAAGCGAAATACACGTTCAACACTAAAGTGTTGAAACGTGAAATGACCTGTGATTTTACATTTAAGTAACTAAGCGTTACACTTGTCTTTCGTTCTGCACTCAGCACGTTGTGCTTGGTGACCAGTGGAGCCACAGGTGGATTGACAGATGGGCGGATATATATGTCAGATTGTGTTGGAGTTTCATCATCGCCTGGATTTGCTTCATGATCCTGTTATCGTGTTATAACTTTTCTCTGTTGCAGTGGGTTGCCTCCATTGATTTCACATCTAATGAAGAGGCGAATGCGAGTGTCATTGTACAGACGAGCGAGTCCTTCACCGAGCAGGCAGAGCAGGTAACAGCTGAAGACTATCATAGCCACAGGTGACATCTACTCCTAAAGATACAGCAGAGCAGACGACATTTAGTCCTGGTGTGTGCAGGCGAAGAAGGTGATTATGGTTCTTGACAGGTGTGGATGAAAAGGTGACAACAGCTACATACAGGTACAGGTAGACCAGGTGACAGCTGCTATTGATACAATGAGTAGGTGACAGTCGGTAGGGATGCTATCTCCATCACAGGAGCCTAGATGATAATTGATTCTGACAAGTACATCTGGATGGCAACTGCAGTGGATTGAGACAAGCAGAACAGTAATAAATGTAAGGCAGGGTCTTATAATTAATAAGATGGATATGAGCATACATATTAGGATCACAAGTAACCCAAAGAGACTTCAAGCCTTTTCTACAGTTCTaaaagatcatagctgatctaacTGTAATTTCAACTCTGCATGCCTATCTATCCCTGGTAACCCCTCACCCCTTGCTAATCCAACATCCATCTGCCTCTGTCTTCACAATATTCAGTAGCTCTATTCCCATCAGCCTTTTCAGGAAGAGAGCTTCAGACTGGTGATGATGAGAGGAAAACATTTGCtccacttctgccttaaatatgcaacTGCCTTGTTTTTAAACAGTGACTGGTAGTACTGGATTCTCCcagtagaggaaacatcctctccctctTTACCCTCTCAACACATCTCAGGACCTTAGGGTGAATGGAAAATTCATCTATTGATTGTGAAAGCAAAGATAGAAGTTTTACATGTCGTTCTCATTTGGATAGGTTACCGCTGATATTGCCAGCCTTCTTGGGGAACAGAAGGTGGACGCCATCATCTGTGTAGCAGGGGGTTGGGCAGGTGGCAGTGCCAAAGCAAAATGTAAGTGTGTATACTTTACACAGCCACAGCACTCATTTATACAAGGACAATGTTTTAATCAAAATGCATATGATTTAGCAATTAAGGATTTTGCATGAATTCATGATATTAAGTTCTAATTTTACTAAGCTTATGATAACATCTTGTCACTTCTGCCTTAAATCAGCAGAATGAATTCATTTGGGAAAATTCCTGTTTTTAACATGCTACCTGAATGAGGGTGTGAATGCCTTTGGGTTTATCGATCCTAAGTTTACATTAGGTTGAATGTCCTGTTTTACCTTTCGGATCATGCTTGCTCTGATAATTTTATGTACTTAGAAGTGATCAGCTGTAGTCCTTCCATACTTTAGCATGGGGAATGATGCTAAGTGCATGAGAGTAATTAATTGAAATTTAAGATTATGGTAGGATGAAACCACAATATTACATGGATGCAATCAGGTCTGTCCCAAGGGTGTAGGAGTAATGAAGGGCCCTAATGCTTTCTGATTCTTTGCTCTGCAGCCTTGCATTAAAGAAAATATTTCAACTGTCTCCTTGCTTATTTCTGTGGGGCTATTAAGTAAACACTGATATTGTAATAACAAAGATACTTCAGATGCATACCATTTTCCTTTGACATCTTGGGGAAATGATCCTCTGTTTACATTTTGCAATATGGCTAATCTTTGTCTGATGCGAAATAAAATTTGGCAATGACTTTTGTTGTTTTATTTCTCAAAGCTCTTTATAAAAATGCTGACTTGATGTGGAAGCAGAGCATGTGGACATCTACAATCTCCAGTCATTTAGCCACAAAATATCTCAAAGATGATGGCTTGTTGGCACTTACTGGAGCAAGTGCTGCTTTAAGTGGGACACCAGGTGAGTAGGACTTTCCTGATTGCTCTCTGAAAATATTAAATGGATTTTATTACCATTAGGTCTTTAAGTCTTATCAAATGTATGTATGTATCTGCTGCTTTGCTATGTAATTTGAAATGCTACCAAAAAATAACTTGGTCTTTCTTATTTTTGGTGTACATACACATTTATATACTGGACTGATTGAGGAGTACAGTGGAATTAGTTACTAATTCATTAAAGATCCAGATGCAGTTTCAACATTGGAGCATAATTCAATAATATGAACTTCTGAAAGTTTATTTTACTTCTAAGTAATGTTTGAAGAACTTTGAGGTTGTCTGAGATATTGCAGCAGCAGATATTAGGACAATCATTTCACTCAATAG of the Mobula birostris isolate sMobBir1 chromosome 3, sMobBir1.hap1, whole genome shotgun sequence genome contains:
- the LOC140194635 gene encoding dihydropteridine reductase-like, producing the protein MAAARKVIVYGGKGALGTKCVEIFKSKHWWVASIDFTSNEEANASVIVQTSESFTEQAEQVTADIASLLGEQKVDAIICVAGGWAGGSAKAKSLYKNADLMWKQSMWTSTISSHLATKYLKDDGLLALTGASAALSGTPGMVGYGMAKAAVHQLCRSLAGENSGLPVGSSALAILPVTLDTPMNRKSMPNADFSSWTPLEFVAETFYNWTDKAARPVSGSLIQLVTTGSKTELIPAQL